In Hyalangium minutum, the sequence GAGCGGTTGCTCAGCGCTGGACTGGTGGGCGTGGGCATCGATGTGGAGGGGCCCTATGCGGCGCTGATGAATGCGATCCGGCCGCTGCTGCCAGGGCTGCTCGCTCGGGTCGCGGCGGTGTATGGGGTTGGCGGCGCCGTGCTCGGGCTCTTGGCTGGAGGGCTCGCTCGCGCGTGGGGACGGCAGCGGTTGGCGTGGGTGATCCCTCATTGGCTCGTGCTGCTCGCACTGCTGGCCTGGGATCGCGCCATCGCCCGGCCCGCGCTCTTCGATGATCTGCCCGCGCTGCGCTCGGTGCTGGGCTGGCTCGTGGACCATGGCCAGCCCTGGCACCCGCGTGTGACCGTGGGGCTGTGGCTCGCTCTTCCCCTGGGTTGGCTTGCTTGGCGCTCTCGCGAACATCAGCGCTCCCTGGGCTTGGCATGTGGGGCCGTGGTGGCGGTGGGGTTGCTCGGGGCGTGGATCTCCCGGACACCCTCGGGTGGAGAGAGACATCCGCTCGTTGTCCTCATCGGGGTGGATGCGTTCCGCCCGGATCGGCTGAAGGCGCTCGGAGGCACAGGCGCGGTGGCGCCTCACCTCGATCGCTTCGTGGAAGAGGGCGCCACGCTCTTTACCCGCGCGTACACGACCATCGCTCAGACGGAACCCGCGTGGCGCTCACTGCTCACCGCGCGCTGGCCGCATCGCACCGGCGTCCGTTACTCGCTCACGGCCGAGTCCCGCTGGATCCCCACCTCCACCTTTCCTGCGCGCTTCGCGGATGCCCACTGGCGCACCGTGTTTGCCACGGATTGCTCGCGCTTCCACGCCGAGGGCCCGGACTCCGGTTTCGCCACGCGCCTCCAGCCGCCTCGGGGCGCGGTGAACTTCCTGCTGGAGAAACTCCGCTACCGCGCCGTGGGCCTGTTCGCCGATCACCGGCTCGGCGCCGCGTGGCTGCCCGAGTTCATCGACAACCGCGCCCTCGCGGGCATCCACGATCCCATCGGCTACGCGGATCGGCTCGCGGCGCGGCTCGTCTTGGAGGCCTCCCAAGGCCCCACACTGTTCGCCTTCCACGCCACCGCAGCGCATTTCCCGGGCGACCCCACCTATCCCTTCTACCGGCGCTTCGTGGCTCCCTCCGAGCCGATCGAGCGCCGGCTGCGCATGCACTTCTCCCCGGTGGTGCCCGGCGCCGCCGGAGGTGCCGGTTCCTGGAACCGGGCCGGTGCTGAGGGGCTCTATGACGAGCTGCTCGCCCAGGCCGATGCACAGGTGGGTCAGCTCTTCGACGCGCTGAAGCGGACCGGACGCTACGACGACGCGCTCATCGTCCTGTTCTCGGATCACGGCGAGAGCTTCCACGCGGACCGGCCGGACCTCGCAGGTGCCACCTCGGTGCACGGCGCCCGGCTCTCCGAGGAGGAGAACCGTGTGCTCCTGGCGGTGAAGCTCCCCCGAGGCCAACAGGCCCCCGCTCGTGTGGAT encodes:
- a CDS encoding sulfatase-like hydrolase/transferase, whose product is MFALETERLLSAGLVGVGIDVEGPYAALMNAIRPLLPGLLARVAAVYGVGGAVLGLLAGGLARAWGRQRLAWVIPHWLVLLALLAWDRAIARPALFDDLPALRSVLGWLVDHGQPWHPRVTVGLWLALPLGWLAWRSREHQRSLGLACGAVVAVGLLGAWISRTPSGGERHPLVVLIGVDAFRPDRLKALGGTGAVAPHLDRFVEEGATLFTRAYTTIAQTEPAWRSLLTARWPHRTGVRYSLTAESRWIPTSTFPARFADAHWRTVFATDCSRFHAEGPDSGFATRLQPPRGAVNFLLEKLRYRAVGLFADHRLGAAWLPEFIDNRALAGIHDPIGYADRLAARLVLEASQGPTLFAFHATAAHFPGDPTYPFYRRFVAPSEPIERRLRMHFSPVVPGAAGGAGSWNRAGAEGLYDELLAQADAQVGQLFDALKRTGRYDDALIVLFSDHGESFHADRPDLAGATSVHGARLSEEENRVLLAVKLPRGQQAPARVDTLVRLLDMGPTLLELSQLPSLPSDVDGVSLAPLLRGEPFQPQPLYAETGFTHVSPEIFDPGHWPGAPRSFETYRIRQDGVVEVDGSAHDAMVREKDRGAFDGQRWLVDRPQADGSTKRTCVGDCAEPAVLSSWLDAVLSRAP